A single genomic interval of Oreochromis aureus strain Israel breed Guangdong linkage group 12, ZZ_aureus, whole genome shotgun sequence harbors:
- the coq5 gene encoding 2-methoxy-6-polyprenyl-1,4-benzoquinol methylase, mitochondrial, with product MAASVRLLVRQAIRLSHRNITVTATGVSARPPCRCFSESAEERSTHFGFETVPEAEKAKRVYKVFENVAQKYDIMNDAMSLGIHRLWKDMLLHAMHPQPGARLLDVAGGTGDISFRFLEYVRSQRERQQRRAVRFGQTLSWQDISNSYSTIETDGPRESTAVVCDINKEMLKVGKEKAESLGITAGLSWVVGDAEELPFDDDQFDIYTIAFGIRNVTHIDQALQEALRVLKPGGRFMCLEFSKVTNPLLARLYDAYSFQMIPVLGEVIAGDWKSYQYLVESIRKFPSQEEFKSMIEDAGFYCVQYYNFTGGVVALHSGFKL from the exons ATGGCGGCGTCCGTGAGGTTGCTTGTCCGTCAAGCGATCCGACTTTCTCATAGAAACATCACCGTTACAGCCACCGGTGTTTCTGCTCGGCCGCCCTGTCGATGTTTCAGCGAATCAGCTGAAGAAAGAAGTACGCATTTTGGTTTTGAGACCGTGCCGGAAGCAGAGAAGGCGAAAAGAG tataTAAAGTGTTTGAGAATGTGGCACAGAAGTATGACATAATGAATGATGCCATGAGTTTGGGGATTCATCGACTGTGGAAGGACATGCTGCTGCACGCGATGCATCCGCAGCCTGGTGCTCGGCTCCTGGACGTGGCGGGTGGAACAG GTGACATTTCTTTCCGTTTCCTGGAGTACGTTCGTTCTCAGCGGGAGCGGCAACAGAGGCGGGCGGTACGCTTCGGCCAGACATTGTCATGGCAGGACATTTCCAACAGCTACTCCACGATAGAGACGGACGGGCCCCGGGAGTCAACGGCTGTGGTCTGTGACATCAACAAAGAGATGCTCAAAGTGGGAAAGGAGAAGGCTGAGAGCTTGGGCATCACTGCTG GTCTATCATGGGTGGTTGGAGACGCAGAGGAACTGCCCTTTGATGATGACCAGTTTGATATATACACCATCGCCTTCGGCATTCGAAACGTTACTCATATAGATCAG GCACTGCAGGAGGCTCTGCGGGTCCTGAAACCTGGCGGCAGGTTTATGTGCTTAGAGTTCAGCAAAGTGACAAATCCCCTGTTGGCGAG GCTTTATGATGCGTACAGTTTCCAGATGATCCCAGTGTTGGGAGAGGTTATTGCTGGAGACTGGAAGTCCTATCAGTACTTAGTAGAGAGCATCCGCAAGTTCCCCAGCCAG GAGGAGTTCAAATCCATGATTGAAGATGCAGGTTTCTATTGTGTGCAATACTACAATTTCACAGGTGGAGTGGTGGCTCTTCACTCTGGTTTCAAGCTGTGA